From Anaerohalosphaera lusitana, one genomic window encodes:
- a CDS encoding flagellar basal body L-ring protein FlgH, protein MKNIYTTITILALLTLFTAGQSYAGSIWAKKSKNAKSMYSDDTARKIGDILTITINEATRIDSNVERDLEKEANRSVDWDGKVGIDHVLPSVPGFSVSLGDGSSQSLEGQAEYKDERTIEDNITVVVEDVQPNGNLVVLGSLVRDIAGDEQTIEVGGIVRPSDISFENNVLSSQVADFYMVVKNDGPSKTYNEVGWLGQILDFIWPF, encoded by the coding sequence ATGAAAAACATTTATACAACGATAACAATTCTTGCCCTGCTAACACTGTTCACCGCAGGACAGTCGTACGCAGGCTCCATCTGGGCCAAGAAAAGCAAAAACGCAAAGTCCATGTACTCCGACGACACCGCACGCAAGATCGGCGATATCCTCACGATAACCATCAACGAGGCCACACGCATTGACAGCAACGTCGAACGCGACCTCGAAAAAGAAGCAAACCGCTCCGTCGACTGGGACGGCAAGGTCGGCATAGACCACGTCCTGCCCAGCGTGCCCGGCTTCAGCGTCTCACTCGGCGACGGCTCATCACAGTCGCTCGAAGGCCAGGCCGAGTACAAGGACGAACGGACCATCGAGGACAACATCACCGTCGTCGTCGAAGACGTACAGCCGAACGGCAACCTGGTCGTTCTCGGCTCGCTCGTAAGGGACATCGCCGGCGACGAACAGACGATCGAAGTAGGCGGCATCGTCCGCCCCAGCGACATCTCATTCGAAAACAACGTACTGAGCTCCCAGGTCGCCGACTTCTACATGGTCGTCAAAAACGACGGCCCCAGCAAAACCTACAACGAAGTCGGCTGGCTCGGTCAGATACTCGATTTCATATGGCCATTCTAA
- the flgG gene encoding flagellar basal-body rod protein FlgG: MLRAFSTAATGMTAQQQMVDTIANNLANINTNGFKRRQAMFEDLLYVKMKEAGREVSAGVTAPSGIEIGSGTRLSAVTKVFSPGERVETGRALDMAINGDGFFQVTLPNGDLRYTRDGSFQTNAQGQIVNSNGLALDPPVTIPDNATGISVGVDGTVTVTTDKGTQQVGNIQLVRFPNAEGLTAEGGNLFAETESSGAPLTGTAGEDGFGGIQAGSLEKSNVQMVSELVDLITAQRAYEINSRAIKAGDSMLQTANQLIR, from the coding sequence ATGTTAAGAGCGTTTTCAACAGCGGCAACTGGTATGACCGCACAGCAGCAGATGGTCGATACCATTGCGAACAACCTGGCGAATATAAACACCAACGGCTTCAAAAGAAGGCAGGCGATGTTCGAGGACCTGCTGTACGTCAAGATGAAAGAGGCCGGCAGGGAAGTCTCCGCCGGCGTAACCGCGCCATCCGGCATCGAGATCGGCAGCGGCACAAGGCTCTCCGCTGTCACAAAGGTCTTCTCACCCGGCGAAAGGGTCGAGACAGGCAGGGCGCTGGACATGGCGATCAACGGCGACGGCTTCTTCCAGGTCACTCTGCCCAACGGTGATCTGCGATACACACGCGATGGGTCCTTCCAGACCAACGCGCAAGGCCAGATAGTAAACTCCAACGGACTCGCACTCGATCCGCCCGTAACCATCCCCGACAACGCCACCGGCATTTCGGTCGGTGTCGACGGAACCGTGACAGTCACCACCGACAAAGGCACCCAGCAGGTAGGCAACATACAGCTTGTGCGCTTCCCCAACGCCGAAGGTCTCACCGCAGAAGGCGGCAACCTGTTCGCCGAAACCGAATCCAGCGGCGCACCACTTACCGGCACCGCGGGCGAAGATGGCTTCGGCGGCATCCAGGCAGGCTCGCTGGAAAAATCAAACGTCCAGATGGTCTCCGAGCTGGTCGACCTTATCACCGCCCAGCGGGCTTACGAGATCAACTCCCGCGCCATCAAGGCAGGCGACAGCATGTTGCAGACCGCTAATCAACTGATCAGATAG
- a CDS encoding sigma-54 dependent transcriptional regulator: MGLNRILVLGRDSRIQQLAATMADAVFAADSIGEAWDITDRSEPEAMIVDPSISDADTCRALKYVETNDLMPVIIVRDDAEEETVNDFLSLGAFACIDAVKGLDKLGLVVDRIADGENGGQSEYFDSQCPPCVQMVGKSEATVKALKMIRLVASSGCDPILVVGETGTGKEVAAQAIHNLRHGSDETFVAVNCAALTANLLESELFGHVKGSFTSAESEKTGLFEAADEGTIFLDEISEMPLELQAKLLRVIQEKRFRKVGGTKEIQCKATIIASSNRNLNDEVENGKFRRDLFYRLNVFPVALAPLRHHDRKDDIELLAKFFIENSTVAPDKAAKIKGLTKLAIESLKNHSWDGNVRELKNVIDRAMLLETTDKIGCSSLIFDPTDFSSAKSASPVENIQDFSLANAEKELIDRALKEAKGQKTRAAAMLGITRATLYAKVKHYNIDADAGKVAATA; encoded by the coding sequence ATGGGGCTAAACAGGATACTCGTACTGGGCAGGGACAGCCGGATACAGCAGCTTGCGGCAACGATGGCAGATGCAGTTTTCGCAGCGGACAGCATCGGTGAAGCGTGGGACATCACGGACCGGTCGGAGCCGGAAGCGATGATAGTTGACCCCAGTATCAGCGATGCCGACACCTGCAGAGCCCTCAAATATGTTGAAACCAACGACCTTATGCCTGTGATCATTGTTCGTGATGATGCTGAAGAAGAGACTGTGAACGATTTTCTTAGCCTTGGCGCTTTCGCGTGTATCGATGCGGTAAAGGGCCTGGACAAGCTGGGGTTGGTAGTCGACCGTATCGCGGATGGCGAAAATGGAGGTCAAAGCGAGTATTTTGACAGTCAGTGCCCGCCATGTGTTCAGATGGTAGGCAAGAGCGAAGCGACTGTGAAGGCGCTAAAGATGATACGTCTGGTCGCATCGAGCGGCTGTGATCCGATCCTGGTCGTCGGCGAGACGGGCACGGGTAAGGAAGTCGCGGCCCAGGCGATACACAATCTGAGGCACGGAAGCGATGAGACTTTTGTAGCGGTAAACTGTGCGGCCCTGACGGCGAATCTGCTGGAAAGTGAGCTTTTCGGGCACGTCAAGGGCTCGTTCACATCGGCAGAGTCGGAAAAGACGGGCCTGTTCGAGGCAGCAGATGAGGGCACGATATTCCTGGATGAGATCAGCGAGATGCCGCTGGAACTGCAGGCGAAACTGCTGCGTGTTATACAGGAGAAGAGATTTCGTAAAGTCGGCGGCACAAAGGAGATACAGTGCAAGGCGACGATCATCGCGAGCAGTAACCGCAACCTCAATGACGAGGTGGAAAACGGCAAGTTCAGGAGAGATCTGTTCTACCGACTCAACGTATTTCCGGTCGCACTGGCGCCGCTGAGGCATCACGATCGTAAGGACGACATCGAACTGCTGGCGAAGTTTTTCATCGAGAACTCGACGGTGGCTCCGGATAAGGCTGCGAAGATAAAGGGGCTGACAAAACTGGCAATCGAATCGCTCAAGAATCACAGTTGGGACGGCAATGTCAGGGAGCTCAAGAACGTGATAGACCGGGCGATGCTGCTTGAAACGACCGACAAGATCGGGTGCAGCAGTTTGATATTCGACCCGACGGATTTCTCGTCGGCCAAATCCGCTTCACCTGTGGAGAACATACAGGATTTCTCGCTTGCCAATGCTGAAAAGGAGCTTATCGACCGGGCGCTCAAAGAGGCCAAGGGGCAGAAGACTCGGGCAGCGGCTATGCTGGGGATCACGAGGGCGACGCTTTACGCCAAGGTCAAGCATTACAACATCGATGCGGACGCGGGCAAAGTAGCTGCAACTGCGTGA
- the flgA gene encoding flagellar basal body P-ring formation chaperone FlgA produces the protein MRSAKHNSAIILVLAMMLFASSGAAKTDARLSVYLPRQVTVEGNALRLANLAVLSGADDLKESAGKIDMGKITAEGQKLVIDRRTIMSRLASNGIDTAQVDLKGAKQISVRRSEQEVTAEQLIEKAGTYLKNIPGNAIVTKFEALRSPDSVIIPGESEWTRLSCRQGRIDTNTQKEVLVDIISDGEKVETVSVHFRPRYKRSRIIAKADVEKGKRLTPDNIKLETYLDNTPEPKNWKAPFGYIARKPLSKGEQVKQNYITAPKPEVVIKRNQTLVIKVQTPGLLITTMGKALDDGAVGQTIKVRNVDSGRILVTKVSEDGTVSPVF, from the coding sequence ATGCGATCGGCTAAACACAACTCAGCGATTATACTCGTGCTCGCAATGATGCTCTTTGCATCCAGCGGAGCCGCCAAGACAGACGCGAGACTCAGCGTATATCTGCCCAGACAGGTAACCGTCGAGGGCAACGCCCTCAGGCTCGCCAACCTTGCCGTCCTCAGCGGTGCCGATGACCTCAAGGAATCCGCCGGCAAGATCGACATGGGAAAGATCACCGCCGAGGGCCAGAAACTCGTCATCGACCGCAGAACCATAATGAGCCGCCTGGCCAGCAACGGCATAGACACCGCCCAGGTCGACCTCAAAGGCGCAAAGCAAATCTCCGTCAGACGTTCCGAACAGGAAGTCACCGCTGAACAGCTTATCGAAAAAGCCGGCACCTATCTCAAAAACATACCGGGCAATGCGATCGTAACAAAATTCGAGGCCCTTCGATCCCCCGATTCGGTAATAATCCCGGGCGAATCCGAATGGACACGCCTTAGCTGCAGACAGGGCAGGATCGACACCAATACCCAAAAGGAAGTGCTCGTAGACATCATCAGCGACGGCGAAAAGGTCGAAACCGTAAGCGTACACTTCCGCCCCAGATACAAACGCAGCAGGATCATCGCAAAGGCCGACGTCGAAAAAGGAAAAAGGCTCACCCCCGACAACATCAAGCTCGAAACATATCTGGACAACACCCCCGAGCCGAAAAACTGGAAAGCCCCCTTCGGATACATCGCACGCAAGCCGCTCAGCAAAGGCGAGCAGGTAAAACAGAACTACATAACCGCCCCAAAACCCGAAGTCGTGATCAAACGAAACCAGACACTCGTAATAAAGGTACAGACCCCCGGCCTGCTGATAACCACAATGGGCAAGGCCCTCGACGACGGAGCCGTGGGCCAGACCATAAAAGTACGTAACGTCGATTCAGGCCGCATCCTTGTTACAAAGGTAAGCGAGGACGGAACAGTTTCACCCGTTTTCTAG
- a CDS encoding rod-binding protein, with amino-acid sequence MIDPINSHNLINTAGPEGLNKDASQRLAEEKKKEVAKNFESILVGQLVDQMKDTIGSSGLLEEQGSKQIQDMFFSFLAKDVSKQGGIGLWKQIYQSMNDSEQKSEINVSDSLDSKA; translated from the coding sequence ATGATAGACCCCATCAACAGTCACAATCTGATAAATACCGCCGGACCGGAGGGCCTGAACAAGGACGCTTCCCAGCGCCTTGCCGAAGAAAAGAAAAAAGAAGTCGCAAAGAACTTCGAGTCCATCCTCGTCGGCCAGCTCGTCGATCAGATGAAGGACACCATAGGCTCCTCAGGCCTTCTCGAAGAGCAGGGCTCCAAACAGATACAGGACATGTTCTTCTCGTTCCTGGCAAAAGACGTCTCAAAGCAGGGCGGCATCGGCCTGTGGAAACAGATCTACCAGTCGATGAACGACAGCGAGCAAAAATCCGAAATTAATGTCTCTGATTCTCTGGACAGTAAAGCATGA
- a CDS encoding flagellar hook protein FlgE: MGALSTGVTGLTSHQKMLEVTGNNLANVNTTAFKSGQVRFAELLSQTVRKASAPTNGAGGTNPIQMGTGVGIASIVKNMNQGDFLETGQALDMAIEGEGYFVLNTGSGNVFTRMGSFAIDADSYLVDPATGYRLQRYGTAGESEGFQAPGVSSIKIPSDAAMPASATTSFDLSSNLRAVGGDPKAAHLIMGEESSFINSAGKDAVGTDTIASLQQFSGTYNAGDVIEIRGTKKDGTAVSVDWTVPAGATLNDLVSEISTAFGSGAADGSTASFSGGQISLKDDTAGYSLTDMTLNYVGADAGDPAGLELPGYFEMAQAGGNDVHNVNLEIIDSNGGTHAVTASFVRTDTDNQWDLVLGKLGGNVLDMSDRRIEGIKFDGTDGSFEGINDSSNAFSFRFGFDPATTQTVEANMGTVGGFDGLTQFNLGANVDSTATASNANGYEAGELATVAAEGGNIVGVFSNGIKKTIATVQMAVFRNPSGLESVGNGYYTGSGNSGDPVVTRSGGGGGGSIKSQKLEKSNVEIAKEFVNLIEAQNGYQANARTIKVANDVLRELTNIIR, from the coding sequence ATGGGTGCATTATCGACTGGTGTTACGGGATTGACTTCCCACCAGAAAATGCTCGAGGTGACAGGTAATAATCTGGCGAACGTAAATACGACTGCATTTAAGAGCGGACAGGTTCGCTTTGCCGAACTGCTCAGCCAGACCGTCCGTAAAGCTTCTGCCCCCACCAACGGGGCCGGCGGCACAAACCCCATCCAGATGGGTACCGGCGTAGGAATTGCCAGCATCGTGAAAAATATGAACCAGGGCGACTTCCTCGAAACCGGCCAGGCTCTGGACATGGCGATCGAGGGCGAGGGCTACTTTGTGCTCAACACCGGATCGGGTAACGTCTTCACCCGTATGGGATCGTTCGCTATCGACGCGGACTCATATCTGGTTGACCCCGCCACCGGTTACAGGCTCCAGCGGTACGGAACGGCCGGCGAATCCGAAGGCTTCCAGGCCCCGGGCGTCAGCAGCATCAAGATCCCCAGCGACGCGGCAATGCCCGCAAGCGCAACCACCTCATTCGACCTCTCGAGTAATCTCCGCGCGGTCGGCGGCGATCCAAAGGCTGCACATTTGATAATGGGCGAAGAGTCGTCATTCATCAATTCGGCAGGCAAAGACGCTGTAGGAACCGATACTATAGCATCACTGCAGCAGTTCAGCGGAACCTACAACGCCGGCGACGTCATCGAGATTAGAGGAACTAAAAAGGACGGCACAGCCGTATCCGTCGACTGGACCGTTCCCGCCGGCGCGACTCTTAATGACTTGGTCTCTGAGATCAGCACTGCGTTTGGCTCTGGCGCCGCAGATGGGTCTACCGCTTCTTTCTCCGGAGGACAGATATCATTGAAAGATGATACCGCCGGCTACAGCCTTACTGATATGACACTCAATTATGTCGGGGCCGACGCAGGTGATCCTGCCGGCCTGGAACTGCCGGGTTATTTCGAGATGGCTCAAGCAGGCGGTAATGACGTCCATAATGTGAATCTTGAGATCATAGACTCCAATGGTGGTACGCATGCTGTAACTGCTTCCTTTGTCAGAACTGATACCGATAACCAGTGGGATCTGGTTCTGGGCAAGCTCGGCGGAAATGTCCTGGACATGTCCGACAGACGAATCGAAGGTATAAAGTTTGACGGCACCGACGGAAGCTTTGAAGGGATAAATGATTCCAGTAACGCTTTCAGCTTCCGTTTCGGATTCGATCCTGCAACCACTCAGACTGTAGAGGCAAACATGGGAACCGTTGGCGGGTTTGACGGTTTGACACAGTTCAACCTTGGTGCGAATGTGGATTCGACCGCTACAGCCAGCAATGCCAACGGCTACGAAGCCGGTGAGCTGGCTACCGTAGCCGCTGAGGGCGGCAATATCGTAGGTGTGTTCTCCAACGGTATCAAGAAGACCATCGCGACGGTTCAAATGGCTGTCTTCAGGAATCCGTCCGGCCTGGAAAGCGTCGGTAACGGTTACTACACCGGTTCCGGCAACTCGGGTGATCCTGTCGTAACCAGATCGGGCGGCGGCGGTGGCGGTTCGATAAAGAGCCAGAAGCTCGAAAAGTCTAACGTCGAGATCGCAAAGGAATTCGTCAATCTGATCGAGGCACAGAATGGCTATCAGGCCAACGCGAGAACCATCAAGGTCGCCAACGATGTGCTTCGCGAACTCACCAATATAATAAGGTAA
- a CDS encoding flagellar basal body P-ring protein FlgI, translated as MRKLTAIISVLIMFTAAANLARAERIKDIATIQGVRGNPLSGVGLVVGLAGTGDQSLPSQRMLTNVLRRSDLVFSPDDLPTGSIAMVMVTAELGPFDHVGKKIDVDVSAIGDADSLQGGVLLLTELKGADGQVYATAQGSIFLGGFAATGEAATATKNHPTVGRIPGGAYVERSEIATFIENIAGKQYVTLNLRNEDFTTANRMTTAINQLFPNQAHTVDASSVRVKIPPEYDREKVAFFVDSITQQEVKVDMPAIVVINERTGTIVVGEKVGISTVAISQGSLVVKVKESAMVSQPQANFSDNPGQTVAVPDTSIGVSESQGYLIPVNRVVTVSELAKALNAIGATPRDLIAIFNALKQAGALQAELKIM; from the coding sequence ATGCGAAAACTGACAGCAATAATTTCTGTTTTGATCATGTTCACCGCCGCGGCGAACCTCGCCCGCGCTGAACGCATCAAGGACATCGCAACTATCCAGGGCGTGCGCGGAAACCCGCTCAGCGGCGTCGGTCTCGTAGTCGGCCTTGCCGGCACCGGCGATCAGTCCCTGCCCTCACAACGAATGCTCACCAACGTCCTCCGCCGCAGCGACCTCGTATTCTCGCCCGACGACCTGCCCACCGGCTCCATCGCCATGGTCATGGTCACCGCCGAACTCGGACCCTTCGACCACGTCGGCAAAAAGATCGACGTCGACGTATCCGCAATAGGCGACGCCGACAGCCTTCAGGGCGGCGTACTGCTGCTCACCGAGCTAAAAGGTGCCGACGGACAGGTCTACGCAACCGCACAGGGCTCCATCTTCCTCGGCGGTTTCGCAGCCACCGGCGAAGCAGCCACCGCCACAAAGAACCACCCGACCGTCGGCCGCATACCCGGCGGTGCATACGTCGAGCGTTCCGAAATCGCCACCTTCATCGAAAACATCGCCGGCAAACAATACGTCACGCTCAACCTTCGCAACGAAGACTTCACCACAGCCAACCGCATGACAACCGCCATCAATCAGTTGTTCCCGAACCAGGCACATACCGTCGACGCAAGCTCCGTCCGCGTAAAGATCCCGCCGGAATACGACCGCGAAAAAGTCGCGTTCTTCGTCGACTCGATCACACAGCAGGAAGTCAAGGTCGACATGCCCGCGATCGTCGTGATCAATGAGCGGACCGGCACCATCGTCGTCGGCGAAAAGGTCGGCATCAGCACCGTCGCGATATCGCAGGGCTCGCTGGTCGTCAAGGTCAAGGAATCCGCCATGGTCTCCCAGCCCCAGGCGAACTTCTCCGACAATCCCGGCCAGACCGTCGCTGTGCCCGACACATCCATCGGCGTCAGTGAAAGCCAGGGCTACCTGATCCCGGTCAACCGCGTCGTCACGGTCTCCGAACTCGCCAAGGCTCTCAACGCCATCGGTGCAACACCGCGTGACCTGATCGCAATATTCAACGCCCTCAAGCAGGCAGGCGCATTGCAGGCCGAACTCAAAATAATGTAA
- a CDS encoding PilZ domain-containing protein, producing the protein MYIDSITTFLPVLAAKGLTPSQRWDAMRDLDSGMPDFLLDGRFIAAGIIAVAMLLLIWYLYRRHLHDREAKLKRKKFYEVSVKHGLDHEQRTILALIARYAELNDPNKIFESNDIYDLGAAKLMKQKLTQGRSVPERQYFNAQITKIKQLLGLKDYTDTEDTRLSAQTSRKIPVGKYLLLTKVDSEQACPMTAEVIENTNYEFKLKTDETVDSNPGQEWRVHYQLGAMIWNFETVELNSQGKVLTLSHSDKVNFINRRKFAHAEVDLNAYIASFPQTFESSDKSSICPQFVKARVIELSGPGLLMRTSLKAKVGHQVLVTLELEHEQVVQSTAKVRRLETNDNETLLGIEMTALSESSINELIAVTNHAIAQRAKHEKQEQQELVESGVNADD; encoded by the coding sequence ATGTACATTGACAGCATAACAACTTTTCTGCCCGTTCTGGCTGCCAAAGGCCTCACGCCGTCTCAGAGATGGGACGCTATGCGCGACCTTGACAGCGGCATGCCGGACTTCTTACTGGATGGCCGGTTCATCGCAGCCGGTATCATCGCTGTGGCTATGCTGCTGCTCATCTGGTATCTCTACCGCCGCCACCTGCATGATCGGGAAGCGAAGCTCAAGAGAAAGAAATTCTACGAAGTATCTGTCAAGCATGGCCTCGACCACGAGCAGCGGACGATACTCGCACTGATTGCACGTTATGCTGAACTCAATGACCCTAATAAGATTTTCGAGTCGAATGACATTTACGATCTCGGTGCCGCAAAGCTCATGAAGCAAAAGCTCACTCAAGGGCGAAGTGTCCCCGAGAGGCAGTACTTCAACGCCCAGATCACAAAGATAAAGCAGCTCCTCGGCCTCAAGGACTACACCGACACCGAAGACACCAGGCTCAGTGCTCAGACCAGTCGTAAGATCCCCGTCGGCAAGTATCTGCTGCTGACTAAGGTCGACAGCGAGCAGGCATGCCCGATGACGGCGGAAGTTATCGAAAATACCAACTATGAATTCAAGCTAAAGACCGATGAGACCGTCGACAGCAATCCGGGCCAGGAATGGCGCGTGCATTATCAACTGGGCGCGATGATATGGAACTTCGAGACCGTAGAGCTTAACAGCCAGGGCAAGGTCCTTACGCTCAGCCACTCGGACAAGGTCAATTTCATCAACAGACGTAAATTCGCCCACGCCGAAGTGGATCTGAATGCATACATTGCATCTTTCCCGCAAACATTTGAGAGCAGCGACAAATCGTCGATCTGCCCGCAATTCGTCAAGGCCAGGGTGATCGAGCTATCAGGGCCCGGCCTGTTGATGCGAACCTCACTCAAGGCAAAAGTTGGGCATCAAGTACTGGTAACGCTCGAACTCGAACATGAACAGGTGGTGCAGAGCACCGCCAAGGTGCGCAGACTGGAAACTAATGACAATGAAACCCTGCTGGGCATTGAAATGACAGCCCTTAGCGAATCGTCGATCAACGAGCTGATCGCTGTTACCAATCATGCTATCGCTCAGCGTGCAAAACATGAAAAACAAGAACAGCAAGAACTCGTAGAGTCTGGAGTGAATGCGGATGACTGA
- the flgF gene encoding flagellar basal-body rod protein FlgF: protein MTEINPNMGSSVNALMQEYRAITNNLANASTPGYKSRTTSFSSIMEQKLGPDGKPEDTIKAHTGINFMQGNLRQTDRRLDIAINGKGFFVIETPDGPRYTRNGSLHLNHNRQLVDTAGNNIAGQNGPIVLPQGATVQQLSFGPDGTVSANGMNIGQLSLVDFGNKVGQLMPTEHGAFIAPEEVRPQPATQTEVKQGFQEASNVGITQELVKLITVNRLYEANMKIISKSGENTKSILNVAMG from the coding sequence ATGACTGAAATTAATCCGAATATGGGTTCCAGCGTCAATGCACTGATGCAGGAGTATCGGGCAATAACGAACAACCTCGCCAATGCCAGTACGCCCGGCTACAAGTCGCGAACGACTAGTTTCAGCTCGATCATGGAACAGAAGCTTGGCCCGGACGGCAAGCCAGAGGATACGATCAAGGCGCACACCGGGATCAACTTCATGCAGGGCAACCTGCGGCAGACGGATCGCCGACTCGACATTGCCATCAACGGCAAGGGCTTCTTCGTCATCGAAACCCCCGACGGACCGCGTTATACCCGAAACGGCAGCCTGCATCTGAACCATAACCGCCAGCTCGTCGACACAGCGGGCAATAACATCGCCGGACAGAACGGCCCCATCGTACTGCCGCAGGGTGCGACCGTGCAGCAGCTTTCGTTCGGACCGGACGGCACAGTATCCGCCAACGGCATGAACATCGGACAGTTGAGTCTTGTCGACTTCGGCAACAAAGTAGGCCAGCTCATGCCCACCGAGCATGGAGCGTTCATCGCTCCCGAAGAAGTTCGACCCCAGCCCGCCACACAGACCGAGGTCAAGCAGGGTTTCCAGGAGGCGTCAAACGTGGGAATTACCCAGGAGCTCGTAAAGCTCATCACGGTAAACAGATTGTACGAAGCGAATATGAAGATCATTTCCAAAAGCGGCGAGAACACCAAAAGCATTCTCAACGTCGCAATGGGCTAA
- a CDS encoding flagellar hook assembly protein FlgD has product MSSINSMQSAQQLQMDYMRLLTTQLQHQNPLDPMDNEQMTAQLTQLSQLGQLEQMNTSFAQVLESTKLNYAGNLVGKEVSFMDYSRMGPNNVPGVKVLGIVEKVDVEGENVMLNVGQYDQSGSKVKTHTINMKEVDTIGFNVTDVLK; this is encoded by the coding sequence ATGAGCTCGATTAATTCAATGCAGTCCGCACAGCAGCTCCAGATGGACTACATGCGGCTGCTGACTACTCAACTGCAGCACCAGAATCCGCTCGATCCTATGGACAACGAGCAGATGACGGCCCAGCTTACTCAGCTCTCACAGCTCGGCCAGCTCGAACAAATGAATACCAGTTTTGCGCAAGTGCTTGAAAGCACTAAGCTTAACTACGCAGGGAACCTGGTGGGCAAGGAAGTGTCCTTCATGGACTACTCCCGGATGGGACCGAACAACGTCCCCGGCGTCAAGGTCCTCGGCATCGTAGAAAAGGTCGACGTCGAAGGCGAAAATGTCATGCTCAACGTCGGCCAGTACGACCAAAGCGGGTCTAAAGTCAAGACTCACACTATAAATATGAAGGAAGTTGATACTATCGGATTCAACGTAACTGACGTTCTCAAGTAG